In a single window of the Halobaculum lipolyticum genome:
- a CDS encoding DUF4382 domain-containing protein, with protein sequence MTGHTTTLAAVAAALMLVLAGCGSGVSPEMGSAGTDAATADGGAGSVNFYISDQRNAIDQFEHLDVTVSQVELVRADDEADTETDEADETESNETTTEGDDEGDAERVTYDIDNVTVDLTELQGANSTKIGNLSVPNGTYTQVVVHVESVNGTLTDGESAAVKLPSNKLRLNEGFTVGDGESVDFVFDITVTERGNNGYILKPVAGESGTSDEVDIEEVDDRTDDEADEADEESESESEDGSEDGSEDETPDDEGAATGNGSDAGQSSMDFYLSDEQHAMGDFAHLNVTVTEVGLRKANGSWVEHDVDDRTVDLTTLPGANATKLGTFGVENGTYTKVFVHVDGIDATLENGESTTVKLPSNKLQLNTEFTVGDGEEVDFVYDMSVFEAGNSGKYILKPVVSQSGTGDEVPIEDVDGEDDGDGADEGEEAELNASFVGTVTAGENATVEATRDGSAVENATVTVAQRADGELSVTTTGTNANGTATFPVEANATELTVEVVAGDDETELEREFDTDDDATTGDGDDNPALRAAV encoded by the coding sequence ATGACAGGGCACACGACGACGCTCGCCGCGGTCGCCGCGGCGCTGATGCTCGTGCTCGCTGGGTGTGGGAGCGGCGTCTCCCCCGAGATGGGGAGCGCCGGAACCGACGCCGCGACCGCCGACGGCGGCGCCGGCTCCGTGAACTTCTACATCAGCGACCAACGGAACGCGATCGACCAGTTCGAACACCTCGACGTCACCGTCTCGCAGGTCGAACTCGTCCGCGCGGACGACGAGGCCGACACCGAGACCGACGAGGCCGACGAGACGGAGTCGAACGAGACCACTACCGAGGGCGACGACGAGGGCGACGCCGAGCGCGTCACGTACGACATCGACAACGTCACGGTCGACCTGACGGAGCTGCAGGGCGCCAACTCCACGAAGATCGGCAACCTCTCGGTGCCGAACGGGACGTACACGCAGGTCGTCGTCCACGTGGAGTCGGTGAACGGCACGCTGACCGACGGCGAGTCGGCCGCGGTGAAGCTCCCCTCGAACAAGCTCCGCTTGAACGAGGGGTTCACCGTCGGTGACGGCGAGTCGGTCGACTTCGTGTTCGACATCACCGTGACCGAGCGCGGGAACAACGGCTACATCCTCAAGCCCGTCGCCGGCGAGTCCGGCACGAGCGACGAGGTCGACATCGAGGAGGTCGACGACCGAACCGACGACGAGGCCGACGAGGCCGACGAGGAGTCCGAGTCCGAGTCCGAAGACGGATCGGAGGACGGATCCGAAGACGAGACGCCCGACGACGAGGGCGCGGCGACCGGGAACGGCTCCGACGCCGGCCAGTCGTCGATGGACTTCTACCTCTCCGACGAGCAGCACGCGATGGGCGACTTCGCGCACCTGAACGTCACCGTCACCGAGGTCGGGCTCAGGAAGGCGAACGGCTCGTGGGTCGAACACGACGTCGACGACCGGACGGTCGACCTGACGACGCTCCCGGGCGCGAACGCGACGAAGCTCGGCACCTTCGGCGTCGAGAACGGCACGTACACGAAGGTGTTCGTCCACGTCGACGGGATCGACGCGACGCTGGAGAACGGCGAGTCGACGACCGTGAAGCTCCCCTCGAACAAGCTCCAGTTGAACACGGAGTTCACCGTGGGTGACGGCGAGGAGGTCGACTTCGTGTACGACATGTCCGTGTTCGAGGCGGGCAACTCGGGTAAGTACATCCTCAAGCCCGTCGTGAGCCAGTCCGGTACGGGCGACGAGGTGCCCATCGAGGACGTCGACGGCGAGGACGACGGTGACGGCGCCGACGAGGGCGAGGAAGCCGAACTGAACGCCTCCTTCGTCGGGACCGTCACGGCCGGCGAGAACGCGACCGTCGAAGCGACGCGCGACGGCTCGGCAGTCGAGAACGCGACCGTGACCGTCGCCCAGCGGGCCGACGGCGAGCTGTCGGTCACGACCACCGGGACGAACGCGAACGGGACGGCGACGTTCCCCGTCGAGGCGAACGCGACCGAACTGACCGTCGAGGTCGTCGCCGGCGACGACGAGACCGAACTGGAGCGCGAGTTCGACACCGACGACGACGCCACGACCGGCGACGGCGACGACAATCCCGCGCTGCGCGCGGCGGTCTGA
- a CDS encoding DoxX family membrane protein: MAYSETNPLANEFGFDVGGPLAAYWIAMLRVVTGWWFFHSGVTKIIESGFNYGYAPAYLQGMTGTALGPIPVWMGNNLAWLVRPGVPLFETLIGLALVTGAAVRLASVGGAFFMTLFWVGNAGFGHGLVNSDLMGLLLFGTMIVLGAGRYFGVDGVLEATGIVEKYPKLRYLLG, translated from the coding sequence ATGGCCTACTCGGAAACAAACCCCCTCGCCAACGAGTTCGGATTCGACGTGGGTGGCCCGCTGGCCGCCTACTGGATCGCCATGCTTCGCGTCGTCACCGGCTGGTGGTTCTTCCACAGCGGGGTGACGAAGATCATCGAGAGCGGGTTCAACTACGGCTACGCGCCGGCGTACCTGCAGGGGATGACCGGCACCGCGCTGGGACCGATCCCGGTGTGGATGGGCAACAACCTCGCGTGGCTCGTCCGGCCGGGCGTCCCGCTGTTCGAGACGCTCATCGGGCTGGCGCTCGTCACCGGCGCGGCCGTCCGGCTGGCGTCGGTCGGCGGGGCGTTCTTCATGACCCTGTTCTGGGTCGGGAACGCCGGCTTCGGCCACGGGCTGGTCAACAGCGACCTGATGGGCCTGCTGCTGTTCGGGACGATGATCGTCCTGGGCGCGGGCCGGTACTTCGGCGTCGACGGCGTGCTCGAGGCGACCGGCATCGTGGAGAAGTACCCGAAACTGCGGTACCTGCTCGGGTGA